The genomic window TGGATGATGCAGTTGCTTATGCAAAAGAAGTCTTGGGGAAATAATAAACGATTAGGAAATAAAAGGGGCTCTTTGGAGCCCCTTTTCTAAATTCATTATATCAAAATAATTGGACTTCTTTCCCAACCATTTAAACAGTGTAACAAGAAGGGGGCTCAATAGTGACCAGAAAACAATTTTTTTTAGTATTTATGATTCCAACTTTTATTATTTTATTTTTTTTAGCCTTCTATCCACTACTCAACGCTTTTTATTATTCACTGCAAAATTGGGACCTAAGAAGTTCCCGCCCGATTCGATTTGTCGGATTGAAAAATTATATTCAACTCTTCACTGATGCGCGTTTTCTCAATTCTCTCCGTATTTCCTTGCTTTGGTCGGTTATTACTGTTGGATTTTCGGTTTTTTTTGGTGCTGGATTGTTAGCCCCCTTGATCAATGATAATGCAAAAGGGAGTTTTAGAACCCTTTGTTTATTTATTTTTATTATACCCGCACTCCTTCCCCGGGTGGGAGCAGCTTATATGTGGCGGTTGATGTATTCATCATCGATTGGAATTATAAATTACTTTTTAAGCTTTTTGAGAATTGGCCCTATTGGCTTCTTAGAAAATCCTTCCTATGCTCTTTACTCAGTAGCAGCTATCGACATCTGGCAGTGGTCCTTTTTGATTGCAGCTTTAACCATTATTCTTTTACAGGATATTCCCAAGGAGATTGTCGAAGCTGGCTCACTCGATGGAGCCAAAAGATGGCAGCTCTATCGTTTCATTATCTTCCCAGTGATTATTCCACCCTTTCTCTCAATCTTTTTTATTAAAATGATGGAATCCCTTCGTTCATTTGATTTCATATTTGTGCTGACTGCAGGTGGTCCTGGTATTGCTACCGAAACTTTGGATATGTATGCTTATTGGCAGGGAATTGGTTCAGCAGGTCGGGTCTCTTACGCCTCTTCAATGTCAATTGTTATGCTGGTGATCACCATTGTTTTGATCACTATCGTATGGAGGGGATTAGTCAGATGGCACGATTAAATGGAAAGAATATTTTCTATAAAATTATCATAATTATCGTTCTAATTATTGCTTTAGCCCCGATTCTCTGGATGTTTTTGTCATCGTTTAAGTCAAGAGTCGATATTATTAGTTATCCTCCTAAGTTTATCTTCACCCCAGTAATGGACAACTATAAAAGAGTTCTCCAAATGCCAACTCTTATGCACGGTCTCCGCAACAGCCTTATTATAGTCCCCATATCTCTTCTTTTGGGATTTATTTTTGGTGTTCCGGTTGGGTATATATTTGCTCGGATAAAGTTTAAAAGAAGTGCCGATCTTCGCTTTTTTATCCTGTCTTTAAGATTCATGCCTCCAGTCGCGGTAGCCCTTCCCTTTTTCTTGATTTGGATGCGGTTAAGGCTTCTAGACAGCATGCCAGCAGTTATATTTACATATCTGACCATTGCAATTAGCACCATGATCTGGTTAACAATTGAATGTTTCAAGCAGGTACCTGTTGAATGCGAGGAAGCTGCTCACTTAGAAGGATGTACCCAATTTCAAGTCTTTTCTCGTATTGCTTTACCTTTAGCAATTCCCAGCATCTTGGGTATGTGCATCTTTATCTTTATTCTTTTGTGGAATGAATTCTTCCTAGCCTTTGTCATTACTTCTCAACGTGCGGTGACTATGCCGGTTGCTTCAGCTGCTTTTGCGGTGGTTGGAATGGAAGTTCCCTGGGGACAAATTTGCGCATCGGTTATCCTTCTTTCCATTCCACCTTTGATTTTGTCCTATTTCTTTGTTAAATTCCTTCCTTACTTCTTTAAGGTTAGTTAATCAATAAAAAAAGACCTTCATGGATTTAAAGTGATATGAGGGTCTTTTTAAAGTCCTTATTTCAATTCCAAATCACCCATAACGATTCCATTTGACTATTTATGAAACATCCTCAAGGTTTGGGGTTTCCAGGGATAAAAAGCCAGCAGTGGATTCATCCGGTAGCAAGCTGGTTTTGAAAATACCTCATGAAAAAGATAAAAAGTGGTAAAATTCTCCTGAATTATATCCTCAAATGAGGAAGCATTGGATTCATCGTAAGGAATAAAGCCACTTTTATCTTCAATTTCATTCATGTTTTCCCTTATCCTCCTTCTTTCCTAATTTATCTCTCATCTTAGTATCGGCTTGCAAATTTTGAAGGGAATAATAATCCATAAACCCCAACTTTCCTTCATGCAGAGCATGTGCCAATGCTTTGGGGACTTCAGCTTCAGCTTCAACCACTTTCGCTCTCATTTCCTGGGTATAAGCTAACATCTCCTGTTCTTTAGCAATAGCCATGGCTCTTCTTTCCTCTGCTTTAGCTTGAGCGACTCTTTTATCGGCTTCAGCCTGGTCGGTTTGCAAACGAGCTCCTATATTTTCTCCCACATCAATATCAGCAATATCTATAGAGAGAATTTCAAAAGCTGTGCCTGCATCCAATCCTTTTTCCAAAACAGTTTTAGAGATGGAATCTGGATTTTCTAACACTGCTTTGTGAGAATGAGATGATCCAATAGTTGTTACGATACCCTCTCCAACCCGGGCGATTATAGTCTCTTCAGTAGCTCCACCGATCAGACGATCAATATTGGTCCGCACGGTTACCCGGGCTTTTACAATGAGTTCTATCCCGTCTTTAGCAACAGCGGCAACCTCGGGTGTTTCAATAACTTTAGGAAGAACACTCATCTGAACTGCTTCCAATACATTTCTGCCAGCTAAGTCAATAGCACAGGTTCTTTGAAATGAAAGTGGTATGCCAGCTCTTTCGGCGGCAATTAAAGAAATAACCACCCGGTCAACATTCCCTCCAGCTAAATAATGAGCTTCCAATGACTCGGCATCAAGTTCTAAATCAGCTTTAGTAGCTTTTATAAATGGTAGGATAATACTAGCCGGAGGAACACG from Candidatus Atribacteria bacterium ADurb.Bin276 includes these protein-coding regions:
- the lacF_8 gene encoding Lactose transport system permease protein LacF yields the protein MTRKQFFLVFMIPTFIILFFLAFYPLLNAFYYSLQNWDLRSSRPIRFVGLKNYIQLFTDARFLNSLRISLLWSVITVGFSVFFGAGLLAPLINDNAKGSFRTLCLFIFIIPALLPRVGAAYMWRLMYSSSIGIINYFLSFLRIGPIGFLENPSYALYSVAAIDIWQWSFLIAALTIILLQDIPKEIVEAGSLDGAKRWQLYRFIIFPVIIPPFLSIFFIKMMESLRSFDFIFVLTAGGPGIATETLDMYAYWQGIGSAGRVSYASSMSIVMLVITIVLITIVWRGLVRWHD
- the sugB_15 gene encoding Trehalose transport system permease protein SugB: MARLNGKNIFYKIIIIIVLIIALAPILWMFLSSFKSRVDIISYPPKFIFTPVMDNYKRVLQMPTLMHGLRNSLIIVPISLLLGFIFGVPVGYIFARIKFKRSADLRFFILSLRFMPPVAVALPFFLIWMRLRLLDSMPAVIFTYLTIAISTMIWLTIECFKQVPVECEEAAHLEGCTQFQVFSRIALPLAIPSILGMCIFIFILLWNEFFLAFVITSQRAVTMPVASAAFAVVGMEVPWGQICASVILLSIPPLILSYFFVKFLPYFFKVS
- a CDS encoding SigmaW regulon antibacterial — encoded protein: MDITGYLIPAIIILILVIVFFSLVPLGLWISALAAGVKISILNLIGMRLRRVPPASIILPFIKATKADLELDAESLEAHYLAGGNVDRVVISLIAAERAGIPLSFQRTCAIDLAGRNVLEAVQMSVLPKVIETPEVAAVAKDGIELIVKARVTVRTNIDRLIGGATEETIIARVGEGIVTTIGSSHSHKAVLENPDSISKTVLEKGLDAGTAFEILSIDIADIDVGENIGARLQTDQAEADKRVAQAKAEERRAMAIAKEQEMLAYTQEMRAKVVEAEAEVPKALAHALHEGKLGFMDYYSLQNLQADTKMRDKLGKKEDKGKHE